From the Maioricimonas rarisocia genome, one window contains:
- a CDS encoding NHL repeat-containing protein — MTLPSSTSSPRTSRRSFLKVTGSALFLGGVAPAVLGADDKADARAPVIGEGDFRYECIHGWGQVPKKIIWKNTHGVTIDRDGFVYIKHQANAKAPCDTVVVFDPDGNYVRSFGAEFAGGGHGIDIREEEGEQFLYLSDTFNRQVVKCDLNGEWVWKIRYPREPEVYDALNRFRPTNVCFGRDGDFYVGDGYGSHYIHHYDRHARWLRSWGGNGAGAGEMKTPHGQWLDDRPGREPSLVIADRANARLQYFSLEGKPLEILQGVKEPDQVGPMPSTSGADGVSVPTTGVNGISFPADIDIRGEYMLVPDLHARVLIFDGKNQLVANLGYDADWTAHVLDGMKVRRQPSQWQPGRFVHPHDACFDAQGNILVTEWVDAGRVTFMRRV, encoded by the coding sequence GCCATCCTCGACCAGTTCCCCCAGGACCTCCCGTCGTTCGTTTCTCAAGGTGACCGGCAGTGCCCTGTTTCTCGGTGGCGTTGCGCCGGCGGTTCTCGGTGCCGATGACAAGGCCGACGCAAGGGCGCCCGTCATCGGCGAAGGGGACTTTCGGTACGAGTGCATCCACGGCTGGGGGCAGGTGCCGAAGAAGATCATCTGGAAGAATACGCACGGCGTCACGATCGACCGCGACGGCTTCGTCTACATCAAGCATCAGGCGAACGCGAAGGCTCCCTGCGATACCGTCGTTGTCTTCGATCCCGATGGAAATTACGTTCGCTCGTTCGGTGCCGAGTTCGCCGGTGGTGGCCACGGCATCGACATCCGCGAGGAAGAGGGTGAGCAGTTCCTGTACCTCTCGGACACGTTCAACCGGCAGGTCGTCAAGTGCGACCTCAATGGAGAATGGGTCTGGAAGATCCGCTATCCGCGGGAGCCGGAGGTGTACGACGCGCTCAACCGCTTCCGGCCGACGAACGTCTGCTTCGGCAGGGACGGCGACTTCTACGTCGGTGACGGGTATGGCTCGCATTACATCCACCACTACGATCGACACGCGCGGTGGCTGCGAAGCTGGGGCGGCAATGGTGCCGGGGCAGGGGAGATGAAGACGCCGCACGGCCAGTGGCTCGATGACCGTCCCGGCCGTGAACCGTCTCTGGTGATCGCCGACCGGGCCAACGCCCGCCTGCAGTACTTCTCGCTCGAGGGGAAGCCGCTGGAGATCCTGCAGGGTGTGAAGGAGCCGGACCAGGTGGGGCCGATGCCGTCGACGTCGGGAGCGGATGGTGTGAGTGTGCCGACGACCGGGGTGAACGGCATCAGCTTTCCTGCCGACATCGACATCCGGGGCGAGTATATGCTGGTCCCGGATCTGCACGCGCGGGTGCTCATCTTCGATGGGAAGAACCAGCTGGTCGCGAACCTGGGTTACGATGCCGACTGGACCGCCCATGTGCTGGACGGGATGAAAGTCCGCCGGCAGCCGTCGCAATGGCAGCCGGGCCGGTTTGTGCATCCGCACGATGCCTGCTTCGACGCACAGGGGAACATTCTCGTGACCGAATGGGTCGACGCCGGTCGCGTGACGTTCATGCGTCGCGTGTGA
- a CDS encoding ATP-binding protein, with product MKARDNPFRIERVLTLRYRFLAGSWQELLDRLERQNGRGAIVGPHGSGKTTLMDELATHLEQRGSTIHRCRFNLTDHPATWTNLRTAVRDIPEDALLLLDGAEQLGPLQWHWLMRRSRHLPGLVITTHRPGRLPTLIDCHTTPQLFADLVEQLAPGTFSAEELRQLFDHHAGNLRLCLRELYDRMAMRKDDRAVATPSAGGGLTRDA from the coding sequence ATGAAAGCTCGCGACAACCCGTTCCGCATCGAGCGCGTCCTGACGCTGCGGTACCGCTTCCTGGCCGGAAGCTGGCAGGAACTGCTCGATCGGCTCGAGCGGCAGAACGGCCGCGGCGCGATCGTCGGTCCGCACGGCAGCGGCAAGACGACGCTGATGGATGAACTGGCCACGCATCTCGAACAGCGCGGCAGCACCATTCACCGCTGCCGGTTCAACCTGACCGACCACCCCGCAACGTGGACGAACCTCCGCACGGCAGTTCGCGACATTCCAGAAGATGCCTTGCTGCTGCTGGACGGTGCCGAGCAGCTCGGGCCCCTGCAGTGGCACTGGCTCATGCGGCGCTCGCGGCACCTGCCGGGGCTGGTCATCACGACGCATCGTCCCGGCCGGCTGCCGACGCTGATCGACTGCCATACGACGCCGCAACTGTTTGCCGACCTCGTCGAACAACTCGCCCCGGGCACGTTCTCCGCGGAGGAGCTGCGGCAACTGTTCGATCACCACGCCGGCAACCTGCGGCTCTGCCTGCGGGAACTGTACGACCGGATGGCCATGCGGAAGGACGACCGCGCTGTTGCGACTCCTTCCGCCGGAGGCGGCCTCACACGCGACGCATGA
- a CDS encoding DUF3592 domain-containing protein yields the protein MSRSDSRTSLSHKAINERRKGGCFLVAFFSVFLIAGLGFSYVFLVRPMWKLTVSQNWPEAPCTILKSEVEENRDSDGSTYRVDISFRYRFNNKEYTSESYDFFLSEISSGGANSKREIVRQHPPGRETVCYVNPHWPQEAVLSREFHWEMLFGLMPLIFVAVGLGGVLFASGVVGTKVSTSTSGSTAHTGLTASAAPPTSEGWKYRTGDEGTDPHEGPVTLEPETSRLGRLIAAFFFAAFWNGITSVFLYQVVGEWRQGKTPIFLTLFLTPFVLVGIGLICWIVYAFLSLFLPRPILSVDRARIPLGASTLLGWQFAGYSGAIRQFKIVLKGEEKATYRRGTDTHTDEYTFHEEVLLDTHDPLEMYEGELEVWIPTDSMHSFESDHNKIVWTIEVTGEIPFSPDVNETFPFTVVPHELHQH from the coding sequence GTGAGCCGCTCCGACAGCCGCACGTCTCTCTCGCACAAGGCGATCAACGAGCGTCGCAAGGGAGGCTGCTTTCTGGTCGCCTTCTTCTCGGTGTTCCTGATCGCCGGGCTCGGTTTCAGCTACGTGTTTCTGGTCCGGCCGATGTGGAAACTGACGGTCTCACAGAACTGGCCCGAAGCGCCCTGCACGATCCTCAAGAGCGAGGTCGAAGAGAATCGCGATTCGGACGGATCGACCTATCGCGTCGATATCAGCTTCCGTTACCGGTTCAACAACAAGGAGTACACCTCCGAGAGCTACGACTTCTTCCTCAGCGAGATCTCCAGCGGTGGTGCCAACAGCAAGCGGGAGATCGTGCGTCAGCATCCGCCCGGCCGCGAAACCGTCTGCTACGTCAATCCCCACTGGCCGCAGGAAGCCGTCCTCAGTCGCGAATTCCACTGGGAAATGCTGTTCGGACTGATGCCCCTGATCTTCGTGGCGGTCGGGCTCGGCGGCGTCCTGTTTGCCAGCGGCGTCGTCGGGACGAAAGTCAGCACGTCAACGTCCGGTTCGACGGCCCACACCGGTCTGACCGCATCGGCCGCCCCTCCCACCTCGGAAGGCTGGAAGTACCGCACCGGCGACGAAGGGACGGATCCACATGAAGGGCCGGTCACGCTTGAGCCGGAAACGTCCCGTCTGGGACGCCTGATCGCGGCCTTCTTCTTCGCGGCCTTCTGGAACGGCATCACGTCGGTCTTTCTGTACCAGGTGGTCGGCGAATGGCGACAGGGAAAGACACCCATCTTTCTGACGCTCTTCCTCACACCGTTCGTCCTCGTCGGCATCGGGCTGATCTGCTGGATCGTCTATGCCTTCCTGTCGCTGTTCCTCCCGCGGCCGATCCTCTCCGTCGATCGGGCCCGTATCCCGCTCGGGGCGTCCACGCTGCTCGGCTGGCAGTTCGCAGGGTACTCAGGTGCCATCCGGCAATTCAAAATCGTGCTCAAGGGTGAAGAGAAAGCGACGTACCGCCGTGGCACCGACACGCATACCGACGAATACACGTTTCACGAAGAAGTGCTGCTCGACACGCACGACCCGCTCGAGATGTACGAGGGGGAACTGGAAGTCTGGATTCCCACGGACTCCATGCACTCCTTCGAATCCGACCATAACAAGATCGTCTGGACGATCGAGGTAACCGGAGAGATCCCATTCAGTCCCGACGTCAACGAAACCTTCCCCTTCACCGTGGTGCCGCATGAACTCCATCAGCATTGA
- a CDS encoding alpha/beta hydrolase translates to MRPALLLVLLLAAPAVAQESKPQPDREIVYKTTQQGPLKLHVFLPEGHQATDKRPAIVFFFGGGWVGGSPSQFYPQCRHLAEQGMVAISAEYRVRSRHKTTPFECVADGKSAIRWVRSHADELGIDPQKLAAGGGSAGGHVAAATATVPGLDDPEDDTSVSAVPDALVLFNPVYDNGPEGYGYDRVKERWQEISPMHNIREGMPPAIVFLGTKDKLIPVETGKAFEKKMENVGSHSELMLFEGAEHGFFNPGKGDGSAYRETVAAMDRFLTELGFLKAAE, encoded by the coding sequence ATGAGACCGGCCCTGCTATTGGTCCTTCTGCTCGCTGCCCCCGCTGTTGCTCAGGAAAGCAAGCCGCAGCCCGACCGCGAGATCGTCTACAAGACGACCCAGCAGGGACCGCTGAAATTGCATGTGTTCCTTCCGGAAGGGCACCAGGCGACCGACAAGCGGCCGGCCATCGTGTTCTTCTTCGGCGGTGGCTGGGTGGGCGGCTCACCGTCGCAGTTCTACCCGCAGTGCCGGCACCTGGCCGAGCAGGGCATGGTGGCGATCTCGGCCGAGTACCGCGTGCGCAGCAGGCACAAGACAACGCCGTTCGAGTGCGTGGCGGACGGGAAATCGGCGATTCGCTGGGTTCGAAGCCATGCCGACGAGTTGGGCATCGACCCGCAGAAACTGGCGGCCGGCGGTGGCTCGGCCGGGGGACACGTGGCCGCGGCAACCGCGACGGTGCCCGGTCTGGATGACCCGGAGGACGACACCTCGGTTTCGGCCGTTCCCGATGCGCTCGTGCTGTTCAATCCGGTCTACGACAACGGGCCGGAGGGATATGGTTACGATCGCGTGAAGGAACGCTGGCAGGAAATCTCGCCGATGCACAACATCCGCGAGGGGATGCCCCCGGCAATCGTGTTCCTCGGGACGAAGGACAAACTGATCCCGGTGGAGACCGGCAAGGCGTTCGAGAAGAAGATGGAGAACGTCGGCAGCCACAGCGAACTGATGTTGTTCGAAGGGGCCGAGCACGGCTTCTTCAACCCGGGCAAAGGGGACGGCAGCGCGTATCGCGAGACGGTTGCCGCGATGGACCGCTTTCTGACCGAGCTGGGCTTTCTGAAGGCGGCCGAGTAG